Proteins encoded in a region of the Teredinibacter purpureus genome:
- a CDS encoding tetratricopeptide repeat protein produces the protein MPVLRLVLPRLLTLTFILSALVSIVSCSDSNDVQEDARSADAHLTTSKTYIRQGQFRAAMLETRNAIKKAPGAKTIGALAEIYIELAQFRSARSLLEQYAPHYPELNLLLAESFVSLGKFHTAQKTLLLVPTALHDSEKYALVKAKTLLGVGEKEQGHALFKTISERYRDNPTIQLTYVIATFNRNPAEGEIAFQEIVERFPESPDILLASAKRHFLQQNFSATELDLMKALHLAPTTDIMTPLKGDILNLLSKSLTQQGRFAEALPFQKLLDESNPKLQDVQTRLEEAIAAIRAGDVERGEELLEKIHQDFPNIDSAEALLGLVSLERGDVEKASDLFQHSIDPETAAPRLSAAAAMAELKLDKKEEAITILEQALQANPDSLQLQSLYGLSAIQAADKQEKAAVALEKSIALGATDFILFELLATYYFESNQLENANRVLKQAANQFHEADEQLRIFGLYLSNGKVEASRQFAAKVKTTQKDSEAGWMMGATLNIKDNNLVSATAQLQTALQLNPKSEKAWFLLGNTELHQQNWAAASKAFKQTIQLNSDSKLYLSSLLKAELQRSTDWPTMVATYENLAANDKQRVQFQDFLADYAIYKQRFDDATQLIDAIKISPASSAEQIGLLERHLISSKAQQQFTLEDVAGARQTLEEGRTRYPNSPELAFSLGAVLLKQGDLAAAQSLQQTLAKLEANVLASLLNADILAAQNKHEDAINRLMLTWSNEPDARIAESLYRLTITLKKPLNDTFLAQWQAIAPNDIRPILIQGMRAQETGTGDPQALYQTVIRISPDNVTALNNLAWMYQQDNRLEEADIMASRAVQLAPDNASILDTAGYIKLKMNNSAALALLEKALELAPNDGSIKEHYLAAKQKFQ, from the coding sequence ATGCCTGTTCTACGCCTTGTACTGCCGCGCCTTCTAACCTTAACGTTTATTTTAAGCGCACTTGTCTCGATTGTAAGCTGTTCCGACAGCAACGACGTTCAAGAAGACGCTCGCTCTGCCGATGCGCACCTAACCACCAGTAAAACGTATATACGACAAGGGCAATTTCGCGCAGCAATGCTCGAAACACGAAATGCCATTAAGAAAGCTCCCGGCGCAAAAACCATTGGCGCATTGGCTGAAATCTATATTGAGCTCGCTCAATTTCGCTCCGCCCGATCACTACTCGAGCAATATGCACCACATTATCCAGAATTGAACCTGCTACTCGCGGAAAGCTTTGTATCGCTAGGCAAATTTCATACGGCACAAAAAACCTTACTGCTGGTGCCCACCGCATTGCATGATTCAGAAAAATATGCGCTGGTTAAAGCCAAAACATTACTCGGGGTTGGCGAAAAAGAACAAGGCCACGCGCTCTTCAAAACGATTAGCGAACGCTATCGGGACAACCCTACCATTCAACTAACCTATGTTATTGCAACCTTCAATAGGAACCCCGCAGAGGGTGAAATTGCCTTCCAAGAAATTGTTGAACGTTTTCCTGAATCACCTGACATTTTATTAGCCTCGGCTAAACGGCATTTTTTGCAGCAGAATTTTAGTGCAACAGAACTAGACCTAATGAAAGCGCTTCACCTAGCGCCTACAACCGATATTATGACCCCCCTAAAGGGCGACATACTTAACTTGCTGTCAAAATCACTGACCCAGCAAGGCCGGTTTGCTGAAGCGCTACCGTTTCAAAAGTTACTGGATGAGTCCAATCCGAAATTACAAGACGTACAAACCCGTCTGGAAGAGGCCATTGCCGCCATTCGCGCAGGCGATGTTGAGCGTGGAGAAGAACTACTGGAAAAAATCCACCAAGATTTCCCTAACATTGATTCCGCAGAAGCATTGTTAGGCCTCGTTAGTTTAGAGCGTGGCGACGTAGAAAAAGCGTCCGATTTATTTCAGCACAGCATTGACCCCGAAACTGCCGCACCCCGTTTAAGTGCGGCCGCGGCGATGGCTGAATTAAAACTGGATAAAAAAGAAGAAGCCATCACGATTTTGGAGCAAGCCTTACAGGCGAATCCCGACAGCTTACAACTACAGTCACTGTATGGGCTTTCCGCCATTCAGGCCGCCGATAAACAAGAAAAGGCCGCCGTAGCATTGGAGAAATCCATTGCCCTTGGCGCCACTGATTTTATTCTTTTTGAACTTCTCGCGACCTATTATTTTGAAAGCAATCAGCTGGAAAACGCCAACCGCGTACTTAAACAAGCGGCGAATCAATTCCACGAAGCCGACGAACAGTTACGTATTTTTGGTCTTTATTTAAGTAACGGCAAAGTAGAGGCCTCGCGTCAATTTGCAGCAAAAGTTAAAACCACTCAAAAAGATAGTGAAGCTGGTTGGATGATGGGCGCCACGCTGAATATTAAAGACAATAATCTGGTGTCTGCCACGGCGCAATTACAAACGGCGCTACAATTAAACCCGAAAAGTGAAAAAGCGTGGTTCTTGCTAGGCAACACAGAATTACATCAGCAAAATTGGGCCGCCGCAAGCAAAGCGTTTAAGCAAACAATTCAACTAAACAGCGACTCTAAACTGTATTTATCCAGCCTTTTAAAAGCTGAATTGCAACGCTCCACCGACTGGCCAACGATGGTCGCTACTTATGAAAATCTTGCAGCCAATGATAAACAGCGCGTCCAGTTCCAAGACTTTTTAGCCGACTATGCCATTTATAAGCAACGTTTCGACGATGCAACGCAGCTTATCGATGCTATTAAAATATCCCCGGCAAGCAGTGCCGAACAAATTGGGCTTCTAGAGCGACACTTAATTAGCTCTAAAGCCCAGCAACAATTTACACTCGAGGATGTGGCCGGCGCACGACAAACATTGGAAGAAGGGCGCACCCGTTACCCCAACTCACCTGAACTAGCATTCAGCCTCGGTGCGGTTCTGTTAAAACAGGGTGACTTGGCCGCAGCACAGTCACTTCAGCAAACGCTCGCCAAACTCGAAGCAAACGTGCTTGCGTCACTGTTAAATGCTGACATTCTCGCGGCCCAAAATAAACATGAAGATGCCATTAATCGCTTAATGCTAACGTGGAGTAACGAGCCCGATGCTCGAATTGCAGAATCGTTATACCGCTTAACCATCACGCTGAAAAAACCATTAAACGATACATTTTTAGCTCAATGGCAAGCCATTGCACCTAACGATATACGCCCAATCCTTATTCAAGGTATGCGCGCGCAGGAAACGGGTACAGGCGACCCCCAAGCGCTTTATCAAACGGTTATTCGCATCAGCCCCGATAACGTTACCGCCCTTAACAACCTTGCCTGGATGTATCAGCAGGACAATCGTCTAGAGGAGGCCGATATCATGGCATCAAGAGCGGTTCAGCTAGCTCCCGACAACGCCTCTATTTTAGATACAGCAGGGTATATAAAACTGAAGATGAATAATTCGGCAGCATTAGCGCTATTAGAAAAGGCGCTAGAATTAGCGCCTAACGATGGATCGATAAAAGAACATTACTTAGCGGCTAAACAAAAGTTTCAGTAG
- a CDS encoding tryptophan halogenase family protein, whose protein sequence is MSDNRIQKIVIVGGGTAGWMAACTLANRFSNKNLNITLVESPSINTVGVGEATVPYIKEFLQDLKIDEVDFIKQTNATYKLAIEFDGWHSEGQSFMHPFAGYGARIARIPFHHYWIKLKATHKAGALDNYCLASQMAYAKKFALPKPHQDIELSTFNYAFHFDARLFALYLEKVAVGLGVNVLRSTVTSVNQNPHNGFIESLKLDTGETLDADLFIDCSGFSGLLIEKTLHTGYLDWSHWLPCNRAIAMPCATTQLPPSSTRALACEAGWQWRIPLQNRVGNGYVYSSQHLEDEHAAQHLLTNLEGKPLADPLFIQFTTGMRAKTWNKNVLSLGLASGFLEPLESTSIYLIQSTIEAFINHFPNKDFDPYLTDNFNSILKTRQERLRDFIILHYYGNQRSGEAFWDDVRTMPIPLSLQEKIDSFIHTAQVPQDDLDFFRTSSWLALFSGLGIQSKRYHPAVDNFSEQALEKELQTLSNSILKTVETLPTHLKFIQNNCAIKP, encoded by the coding sequence GTGTCAGACAACCGCATTCAAAAAATTGTAATAGTTGGTGGTGGAACCGCTGGCTGGATGGCGGCCTGTACGCTGGCAAATAGATTCAGCAACAAGAATCTGAACATAACCTTAGTAGAGTCTCCCAGCATTAACACTGTCGGTGTCGGTGAGGCCACCGTTCCGTATATAAAAGAATTTCTGCAAGACCTCAAAATAGATGAAGTTGATTTTATAAAACAGACCAATGCTACCTATAAATTGGCCATTGAGTTCGACGGCTGGCATTCAGAAGGCCAATCGTTTATGCACCCTTTTGCCGGGTACGGAGCACGAATAGCCCGTATTCCTTTCCATCATTATTGGATAAAACTAAAAGCCACCCATAAGGCTGGCGCACTGGATAACTATTGCCTAGCATCACAAATGGCCTACGCGAAAAAATTTGCGTTACCCAAACCTCATCAAGATATTGAGCTTTCCACATTCAATTATGCGTTTCATTTTGACGCGCGCTTATTTGCTCTATATTTAGAAAAAGTCGCTGTAGGGCTGGGCGTTAACGTACTGCGGTCCACCGTCACGTCAGTAAATCAAAACCCCCATAATGGCTTTATAGAAAGCCTAAAACTGGACACGGGTGAAACACTCGACGCAGACTTATTTATTGATTGCTCAGGGTTTAGTGGTCTACTGATTGAAAAAACGCTGCACACCGGATACCTCGATTGGAGCCACTGGCTGCCGTGTAACCGCGCTATTGCCATGCCTTGCGCAACAACACAATTACCCCCCTCTAGCACGCGAGCATTAGCCTGCGAAGCCGGATGGCAGTGGCGCATTCCATTGCAAAACCGTGTGGGTAATGGGTATGTCTATAGTAGCCAGCATTTAGAAGACGAGCATGCGGCACAACACCTATTAACAAACCTGGAAGGCAAACCGCTCGCCGACCCCCTGTTCATTCAATTCACAACAGGCATGCGCGCAAAAACGTGGAATAAAAATGTATTGTCACTCGGCTTGGCAAGCGGGTTTCTCGAACCCCTAGAATCCACCAGTATTTATTTAATTCAGTCGACAATTGAAGCCTTTATTAACCACTTTCCAAACAAAGATTTCGACCCGTATCTCACCGATAATTTCAACAGCATACTCAAGACACGACAAGAACGACTCCGTGATTTTATTATCTTGCACTATTACGGTAATCAGCGCAGTGGTGAAGCGTTCTGGGACGATGTTCGAACAATGCCAATACCGTTGAGCTTACAAGAGAAAATTGACTCTTTTATACATACGGCTCAAGTACCGCAAGATGATTTAGACTTTTTCAGAACCAGTAGCTGGCTCGCACTCTTCTCAGGTCTTGGCATTCAATCTAAGCGTTACCACCCAGCGGTAGATAATTTTAGCGAGCAGGCGCTTGAGAAAGAACTACAAACGCTGTCGAATAGCATTTTAAAAACAGTGGAAACGCTACCGACACATTTGAAGTTTATTCAGAATAATTGCGCCATTAAACCCTAA
- a CDS encoding c-type cytochrome, with translation MNMKMIKMAVFGLVLLTASVWAADSGVAERIKPVGDICMAGDDCAATVKPVVAEGTARSGEDIYKKCVACHATGAAGAPKLGDVAAWAPRIGKGMDVLYASAIKGFNGMPAKGLCFDCSDDELKATVDYMVEKSK, from the coding sequence ATCAATATGAAAATGATAAAAATGGCCGTTTTTGGTTTGGTGTTATTAACGGCGAGTGTTTGGGCGGCCGATTCGGGTGTGGCTGAGCGCATTAAGCCTGTAGGCGATATCTGTATGGCAGGCGACGATTGCGCGGCAACCGTTAAACCGGTTGTCGCAGAAGGTACGGCCCGTTCGGGTGAAGATATTTATAAAAAGTGTGTAGCTTGTCATGCAACCGGCGCTGCTGGTGCACCAAAACTTGGCGATGTTGCTGCTTGGGCGCCACGTATTGGTAAAGGTATGGACGTGTTGTACGCCAGCGCGATCAAAGGTTTCAACGGTATGCCCGCAAAAGGCTTGTGCTTTGACTGTTCAGATGACGAGTTAAAAGCGACTGTAGACTACATGGTAGAAAAATCTAAGTAA
- a CDS encoding TonB-dependent receptor: protein MKKFGSFRRNLLAAHIAAITFASCSSIALAQDGLEEEVIVTGVRGAQERAIDLKRNATNIVDAVSAEDIGRLPDVTIADSLQRITGVQIERRGGQGGVVSVRGMKEVLGTLNGEYFLLPASVTSNGLDFTDVPSSMVSGLNVSKSQAASTLEGGIGGNINLVTGRALDRDEGLTGSARIQLGQGSVTKETDPELSALLSWNHDDKLATSLAVSYGDSTLLNNQGRLRTDRVAESWGCTGAAGDECYDLDGNGDTSGDFINPMNWQSPEFSSNQIERERLGLMYNFNLAISDAFTLNADVFYVDMDEKSAGNFLYLGNQIGGRAGFHEYVAVTGEPAIVNPGDGSLGGQPFYATDMNMMVSGFVAGVKGIYRETSATNNNVELAYDNDGMFTGSVRWVSGHASSTSNDLTLSQITTPKDVARSEGATPVNINPGAIDDGLVYPMSVTLREDNVLLALDQGIVDKMGAQEAWYIHSGWVEGEYSSAKFDVLRADGQFEFEEDGITSIDVGLRFSTRNIKHNNVSFFSPSGIMNADGEELLNKYHEVGYAVGQAGTTGTAQGLTYDPLPVIQLEDSALDGYITNVTSFGDVLQGFNGSVPMVDAGAIDDPLSFLDNLYGPGQAIANPDRSYNVVEDKTSAFAQANFAKDLTDTISLTGNAGVRYVRTDLTVTQNITDANSLNPLILAGVDPNHTTYVDLGDQITDITYNHFLPSVNLAFNFTEEFKLRLAYDERISLQDLNNLGDGSITYYSSEEGAETFQRVSSRQNNGNPYLRPWQATTQNIAFEWYPSDTTVVALGYFNIDINSFTHDAVEHNPSLTDSDGVVRRGAEERTISNGEGGNVAGWEFSYQQSFENLPSLLANTGVTFNYTYSPSESPDEKTLPNGDIAPFNNTAENQSNLVLWYQDDALEFRIAANYLSEQYEADTSGWMWAPANDADGMPQYLNSTVFVDLSGSYTLNDSLQFTLAVNNLTEEDNISYTQWSDYIHDYDLFERRITLGANFSF from the coding sequence ATGAAAAAATTTGGGAGCTTTCGCCGAAATTTACTCGCAGCACACATCGCTGCAATCACCTTCGCTAGCTGCAGTTCAATCGCACTAGCGCAAGATGGGCTTGAAGAAGAAGTTATTGTTACCGGTGTTCGTGGTGCACAGGAACGCGCAATTGATTTAAAACGCAACGCGACTAATATCGTCGATGCCGTTTCCGCCGAAGACATTGGTCGTCTGCCAGACGTTACTATTGCCGATTCATTGCAACGTATTACCGGTGTTCAAATAGAACGTAGAGGCGGCCAAGGTGGCGTTGTCTCTGTTCGTGGTATGAAAGAAGTACTGGGTACCTTAAACGGTGAATATTTCTTACTTCCAGCCAGTGTTACCTCTAACGGATTAGACTTTACCGATGTGCCTTCTAGCATGGTATCCGGTTTAAACGTGAGTAAATCTCAGGCCGCTAGTACGCTTGAAGGCGGTATTGGTGGCAATATTAACCTGGTAACCGGCCGCGCACTCGACCGCGATGAAGGCCTTACCGGTTCCGCTCGCATTCAGCTTGGCCAAGGTTCCGTTACAAAGGAGACCGATCCAGAGCTAAGCGCTTTATTGAGCTGGAACCACGACGATAAGCTCGCCACATCGTTAGCGGTTTCTTATGGTGATTCCACCTTGTTAAACAACCAAGGTCGGTTGCGTACCGACCGTGTAGCCGAAAGCTGGGGTTGTACTGGTGCTGCAGGCGATGAGTGTTACGACCTCGACGGCAATGGTGATACCTCCGGTGATTTTATTAACCCGATGAATTGGCAGAGCCCAGAATTCTCTTCCAACCAAATCGAGCGTGAACGCTTAGGTTTGATGTATAACTTTAACCTCGCCATTAGCGATGCCTTTACGTTAAATGCCGACGTTTTCTACGTTGACATGGATGAAAAATCGGCTGGCAACTTCCTATACTTGGGCAACCAAATTGGCGGCCGTGCAGGCTTCCATGAATACGTTGCGGTTACAGGCGAGCCTGCCATTGTAAACCCTGGCGATGGTAGCTTGGGCGGACAGCCATTTTACGCCACCGACATGAATATGATGGTGTCCGGTTTTGTTGCTGGTGTTAAGGGTATTTACCGCGAGACAAGTGCAACGAACAATAATGTTGAACTTGCATATGATAACGACGGCATGTTCACCGGTAGTGTTCGCTGGGTTTCTGGTCACGCCTCTTCTACCTCTAACGATCTGACTCTTTCTCAAATCACTACGCCAAAAGACGTGGCTCGTAGTGAAGGCGCCACTCCGGTCAATATTAACCCCGGTGCCATTGATGATGGTCTTGTATACCCTATGAGCGTTACCTTGCGCGAAGACAATGTACTGTTGGCGCTTGACCAAGGTATTGTAGACAAGATGGGCGCACAAGAAGCTTGGTACATACATTCAGGTTGGGTTGAAGGCGAATATTCATCGGCCAAATTTGACGTACTGCGTGCAGACGGCCAATTTGAATTCGAAGAAGACGGCATAACCTCTATTGATGTTGGCTTACGTTTCTCTACACGTAACATCAAGCACAACAATGTTTCCTTCTTCTCCCCTTCAGGCATTATGAATGCAGACGGCGAAGAATTGCTCAACAAATACCACGAAGTTGGCTACGCCGTTGGCCAAGCCGGCACCACAGGTACAGCGCAAGGCTTAACCTACGATCCACTGCCTGTTATTCAACTCGAAGATTCGGCTCTGGATGGCTACATTACTAACGTAACGAGTTTTGGTGATGTACTACAAGGCTTTAATGGTTCTGTGCCAATGGTTGATGCAGGCGCTATTGATGACCCCCTCTCATTCTTAGATAACTTATACGGCCCAGGTCAAGCAATTGCCAACCCCGATCGCTCGTATAACGTTGTAGAAGATAAAACCTCTGCGTTTGCGCAAGCCAATTTTGCCAAAGATCTTACCGATACCATTTCGCTTACCGGTAATGCAGGCGTTCGTTACGTACGTACAGACTTAACCGTTACCCAAAACATTACGGATGCTAATAGCTTAAATCCGTTAATTTTGGCTGGTGTTGACCCCAACCACACCACCTATGTTGATCTAGGCGATCAGATCACCGATATCACTTACAATCACTTTTTGCCTAGCGTGAATTTGGCCTTCAATTTTACTGAAGAGTTTAAATTGCGACTCGCCTATGATGAACGTATCTCGCTTCAAGATCTCAACAACTTGGGCGACGGTTCTATCACCTATTATTCCTCAGAAGAAGGCGCTGAAACCTTCCAGCGTGTAAGCTCTCGCCAGAACAACGGCAATCCTTACCTTCGCCCATGGCAAGCCACTACGCAGAATATCGCGTTCGAATGGTACCCAAGTGATACCACTGTTGTTGCGCTCGGTTATTTCAACATCGATATCAACAGCTTTACACACGACGCCGTTGAGCATAACCCAAGCCTTACCGATAGTGACGGCGTTGTACGTCGTGGTGCAGAAGAGCGCACTATATCCAATGGCGAAGGTGGCAACGTAGCCGGTTGGGAATTCTCCTACCAGCAGAGTTTCGAAAACTTGCCAAGCTTGCTAGCCAATACTGGTGTTACGTTTAACTACACCTATTCGCCAAGCGAAAGCCCTGACGAAAAAACCCTGCCTAATGGCGATATCGCGCCGTTTAACAACACTGCCGAAAACCAGTCAAACTTAGTATTGTGGTATCAAGACGACGCTCTCGAATTTCGAATTGCGGCTAACTACTTGAGCGAGCAATACGAAGCAGACACATCGGGTTGGATGTGGGCGCCAGCAAACGACGCAGACGGCATGCCTCAGTACTTAAATTCAACCGTATTTGTTGATTTGAGCGGTAGCTACACGTTAAACGATTCGCTGCAATTCACGCTAGCCGTTAACAACTTGACTGAAGAAGACAACATTTCGTATACGCAATGGTCAGACTACATTCACGACTACGACTTGTTTGAACGTCGCATCACCCTAGGCGCGAACTTCTCGTTCTAA
- the rep gene encoding DNA helicase Rep, producing MATEVSVANKLNPRQHIAVHYIDGPCLVLAGAGSGKTSVITRKIAYLIQQCDMPARHIAAVTFTNKAAREMKERVSKLVNGAAARGLTVSTFHNLGLNIIRRELKHLGYKSGFTIFDAEDAGSLLKEIMLKDGDMDTDLVQSVQNQISNWKSGLVEPQQALEHAQSSGEQTWALIYERYNKALRAYNAVDFDDLIRLPSQLFATNAEALGRWQQRIRYLLVDEYQDTNSSQYQLVKQLIGDRGALTVVGDDDQSIYAWRGARPENLSLLKEDFPTLEVIKLEQNYRSTARILKVANELIAHNPHDFDKTLWSDLGMGEPLRLLRCSTEDAESERVATEIITQRLRRQCKFRDFAVLYRGNHQSRLLELKLQHHQIPYNISGGTSFFARAEIKDVMGYLRLLVNPTDDNAFLRIINTPRRHIGTGTLEALAHYATDREVSLLAACDEVGLQTVLPKKGLERLREFSLWLSRVRDNCHNNEPVAAIREMVEDIDYEGWLYQNTSSPTVAEKRMDNVWTLIDSIRNSLEKHEDETASNEERVNQAVSRLMLQDLLDRQEEEDVTDRVQLMTLHASKGLEFPHVYLIGMEEELLPHRNSIEENNIEEERRLTYVGITRAQKTLTMSLAATRKQFGEKVDTLASRFLAELPDEDIEREGFAPVSKEQLEKKGAETFSSIKKLFD from the coding sequence ATGGCTACCGAGGTTAGCGTGGCAAACAAACTTAACCCGCGTCAACATATCGCCGTACACTATATCGACGGCCCATGCCTTGTACTGGCTGGCGCAGGTAGCGGTAAGACCAGCGTTATCACCCGCAAAATTGCCTATCTCATACAGCAATGCGATATGCCCGCGCGCCATATTGCCGCCGTTACATTTACCAATAAAGCCGCTCGCGAGATGAAAGAGCGTGTGAGTAAATTGGTGAATGGCGCCGCTGCACGGGGCTTAACCGTTTCTACGTTTCACAACCTTGGCTTGAATATTATCCGCCGAGAGCTAAAACATCTTGGTTATAAATCGGGCTTTACCATTTTTGATGCTGAAGATGCCGGCTCGTTACTGAAAGAAATTATGCTGAAGGACGGTGATATGGATACCGACCTCGTGCAAAGCGTACAGAACCAAATATCGAACTGGAAAAGCGGCCTAGTTGAGCCACAGCAGGCGTTGGAACACGCGCAAAGCTCCGGAGAACAAACTTGGGCGCTGATATACGAACGCTATAACAAAGCACTACGCGCTTATAATGCCGTTGATTTCGACGATTTGATCCGCCTTCCCTCACAACTCTTTGCCACCAATGCCGAGGCGCTCGGCCGCTGGCAGCAACGTATCCGCTACCTGTTGGTGGACGAATACCAAGATACCAATTCCAGCCAATACCAACTCGTTAAACAGCTAATCGGTGACCGTGGAGCGCTCACCGTGGTAGGCGATGACGATCAGTCTATTTACGCATGGCGCGGCGCACGCCCCGAAAACCTCAGTTTATTGAAAGAAGACTTCCCCACATTGGAAGTTATCAAGCTTGAGCAAAACTACCGTTCAACCGCACGTATATTAAAAGTTGCTAACGAACTGATTGCCCACAACCCCCACGACTTCGACAAAACGTTGTGGAGTGATCTGGGTATGGGCGAACCACTGCGCCTATTACGTTGTTCAACAGAAGACGCCGAATCTGAGCGGGTAGCAACGGAGATTATTACGCAGCGGTTGCGTCGGCAATGTAAGTTCCGTGACTTCGCCGTGCTCTATCGTGGCAATCATCAGTCGCGACTGCTTGAGCTTAAATTGCAGCATCACCAAATTCCGTACAACATTAGCGGCGGCACCAGTTTTTTTGCGCGCGCCGAGATTAAGGATGTGATGGGCTACCTACGCCTGCTGGTAAACCCAACCGACGACAATGCCTTTTTACGTATTATCAATACCCCTCGTCGGCATATTGGCACCGGTACACTTGAGGCCCTCGCACATTATGCGACCGATCGTGAAGTCAGTTTACTGGCCGCTTGCGACGAGGTGGGCCTACAAACCGTACTCCCCAAAAAAGGCTTAGAGCGACTGCGCGAATTTTCGCTCTGGCTCAGCCGTGTACGCGATAACTGCCACAATAATGAGCCCGTTGCTGCTATACGGGAGATGGTAGAAGACATCGACTATGAAGGCTGGCTATACCAAAACACCAGCTCACCTACCGTAGCCGAGAAACGTATGGATAACGTATGGACACTTATCGACTCCATTCGCAATTCGCTCGAAAAACACGAAGACGAAACGGCTTCTAACGAAGAGCGTGTTAACCAAGCGGTGTCTCGGCTAATGCTCCAAGATTTACTCGATCGCCAAGAGGAAGAAGATGTAACCGATCGCGTGCAATTAATGACACTTCACGCCTCCAAAGGCTTGGAGTTTCCACACGTATACCTGATAGGAATGGAAGAAGAGTTGCTTCCCCACCGTAACAGCATTGAAGAAAACAATATCGAGGAAGAACGCCGCCTTACCTATGTCGGCATTACCCGTGCACAAAAAACACTCACTATGTCGCTGGCCGCAACCCGTAAGCAATTTGGCGAAAAAGTCGATACGTTGGCCAGCCGCTTTTTAGCCGAGCTACCCGACGAAGATATTGAACGAGAAGGCTTTGCGCCCGTATCAAAAGAACAACTCGAGAAGAAAGGTGCAGAAACTTTCTCGTCTATCAAAAAACTGTTCGACTAA